The following proteins are encoded in a genomic region of Micromonospora olivasterospora:
- a CDS encoding APC family permease, with translation MGERRGEGTVVTPSAEFPPLGAEELDALRRIGDQWRTAPGRPGRSRELPVDPTLGRYRHPPTPTRFGRLASIELFRVSEPGEEQPEGNEPEELVATEPANLPGSRLGRGLARVRRVVLGPPLRSSAVLYERMRKLVALPVLSSDLLSSVAYGPEAMLTVLVLAGSSALGLSLPLAALLVLLMVAVGISYRQTIPAYPHGAGSYIVASDNLGSVAGLSAAAGLMMDYVLTVAVSIAAGVNAVTSALPGLTRFTVPLGILVIAVLLAGNLRGVRTAGNIFAFPTYAFIVALVAVLGAGFAHAAGRGFAPLPPPHVPAAEGLGLLLVLRAFSSGAVSMTGIEAVSNAVPAFRPTEWRNARTTLSFMVGMLVFLFAGIVVLIHLEGVVPVPGQTVLSQLARRSLPTGPWYALVQAATALILLLAANTAYNDFPRLLFFMARAGHAPRRFLHLGDRLAFSNGLVVLSVTAAVVFVAFGGHTESLIPLYAVGVFLAFTLSQAGMVVHWRRHRGAGWRRRLTSNALGAALSGLVLLTAAFAKFAAGAWVVVLAVPLLVLLFHRVRVHYRRLNRALALRPPEGTAPPAMGTAAPGDRGPAPRRGRRSRNRCGTWWSCRWPG, from the coding sequence GTGGGCGAGAGGCGCGGCGAGGGGACCGTCGTCACGCCCTCCGCGGAGTTCCCGCCGCTGGGCGCGGAGGAACTCGACGCGCTGCGGCGCATCGGGGACCAGTGGCGGACGGCACCGGGGCGTCCGGGGCGCTCCCGCGAGCTGCCGGTCGACCCGACGCTCGGCCGGTACCGGCATCCGCCCACGCCCACCCGCTTCGGCCGGCTGGCGTCGATCGAGCTGTTCCGGGTGAGCGAGCCGGGGGAGGAACAGCCCGAGGGGAACGAGCCGGAGGAGCTGGTGGCCACCGAGCCGGCCAACCTGCCCGGGTCCCGCCTCGGCCGCGGCCTGGCCCGGGTCCGGCGGGTCGTGCTCGGCCCGCCGCTGCGCAGCTCCGCCGTGCTGTACGAGCGCATGCGGAAGCTGGTGGCCCTCCCGGTCCTCTCCTCCGACCTGCTCAGCTCGGTGGCGTACGGGCCGGAGGCGATGCTGACCGTGCTGGTGCTGGCCGGCAGTTCCGCGCTGGGCCTGTCGCTGCCGCTGGCGGCCCTGCTGGTGCTGCTCATGGTCGCGGTCGGCATCTCGTACCGGCAGACCATCCCGGCGTACCCGCACGGCGCCGGCTCGTACATCGTGGCCAGCGACAACCTGGGCTCCGTGGCGGGCCTGTCCGCCGCGGCCGGCCTGATGATGGACTACGTGCTGACCGTGGCGGTGTCGATCGCCGCGGGCGTCAACGCCGTCACCTCGGCGCTGCCGGGGCTCACCCGGTTCACCGTTCCGCTCGGCATCCTGGTCATCGCGGTGCTGCTCGCCGGCAACCTACGCGGCGTACGCACCGCCGGCAACATCTTCGCCTTCCCCACGTACGCCTTCATTGTCGCGCTGGTGGCGGTGCTCGGCGCCGGCTTCGCCCACGCGGCCGGGCGCGGGTTCGCGCCGCTGCCGCCGCCGCACGTGCCGGCCGCCGAGGGACTGGGCCTGCTGCTGGTGCTGCGGGCATTCTCCTCCGGGGCGGTGTCGATGACCGGCATCGAGGCGGTGTCCAACGCGGTGCCGGCGTTCCGGCCGACGGAGTGGCGCAACGCCCGCACCACGCTCAGCTTCATGGTCGGCATGCTGGTGTTCCTCTTCGCCGGCATCGTCGTCCTGATCCACCTGGAGGGCGTGGTGCCGGTGCCGGGGCAGACGGTGCTCTCCCAACTGGCCCGGCGCAGCCTCCCGACCGGGCCCTGGTACGCGCTGGTGCAGGCGGCCACCGCGCTGATCCTGCTGCTGGCGGCGAACACCGCGTACAACGACTTCCCACGCCTGCTGTTCTTCATGGCCCGGGCCGGGCACGCGCCCCGCCGGTTCCTACACCTGGGCGACCGGCTGGCGTTCAGCAACGGCCTGGTCGTGCTGTCGGTGACGGCGGCGGTCGTGTTCGTCGCCTTCGGCGGGCACACCGAGTCACTGATCCCGCTGTACGCGGTCGGGGTGTTCCTCGCCTTCACGCTGTCGCAGGCGGGGATGGTGGTGCACTGGCGCCGGCACCGGGGGGCGGGCTGGCGACGCCGGTTGACCAGCAACGCGCTCGGCGCGGCGCTGTCCGGGCTGGTGCTGCTGACCGCGGCGTTCGCCAAGTTCGCCGCGGGTGCCTGGGTGGTCGTCCTCGCCGTTCCGCTGCTGGTCCTGCTGTTCCACCGGGTGCGGGTGCACTACCGGAGGCTGAACCGGGCGCTCGCGCTGCGGCCGCCGGAAGGGACCGCCCCGCCGGCTATGGGCACTGCCGCCCCGGGTGACCGGGGGCCGGCCCCCCGGAGGGGGAGGAGGAGCCGCAACAGGTGCGGCACCTGGTGGTCGTGCCGATGGCCCGGCTGA
- a CDS encoding SDR family NAD(P)-dependent oxidoreductase gives MEDLTGRRTVVVTGASSGIGLAAAVDLARRGDRVVLVGRDPARLQSAGDRVREASGERPELFRADFAVLDDVRGLAERLRAAYDRIDVLVNNAGAIVLRPVTTVDGFELSMQANHLAPFLLSNLLRDRVGRMVVTASGAHRSGALDPDDLNASLRGYRPMRAYGTSKQANILFTAEAARRWPEVPAYSFHPGVVRTRFGADSRLVALGMRVLPFRSPERGAETLVWLANQDPARLVDGGYYFDRRPRRPLRKATDPRLAARLWAASAKAVGVGEDGA, from the coding sequence GTGGAAGATCTCACTGGGCGCCGGACCGTGGTGGTGACGGGCGCCAGCTCGGGCATCGGGCTGGCCGCCGCCGTCGACCTGGCGCGGCGCGGTGACCGGGTGGTACTGGTCGGCCGGGATCCGGCCCGCCTCCAGTCGGCGGGCGACCGGGTACGCGAGGCGTCCGGCGAGCGTCCCGAGCTGTTCCGCGCCGACTTCGCGGTCCTCGACGACGTACGCGGGCTGGCGGAGCGGCTGCGGGCGGCGTACGACCGGATCGACGTACTGGTCAACAACGCCGGGGCGATCGTGCTGCGGCCGGTCACCACGGTGGATGGCTTCGAGCTGTCCATGCAGGCCAACCACCTGGCCCCGTTCCTGCTCAGCAACCTGCTGCGGGACCGGGTGGGCCGGATGGTGGTCACCGCCTCGGGGGCGCACCGCAGCGGGGCGCTGGACCCGGACGACCTGAACGCGAGCCTGCGCGGGTACCGGCCGATGCGCGCGTACGGCACCAGCAAGCAGGCGAACATCCTGTTCACCGCCGAGGCGGCCCGGCGCTGGCCGGAGGTCCCCGCGTACTCGTTCCACCCCGGCGTGGTGCGGACCCGGTTCGGCGCGGACAGTCGGCTGGTGGCCCTCGGCATGCGGGTGCTGCCGTTCCGCAGCCCGGAGAGGGGCGCGGAGACCCTGGTCTGGCTGGCCAACCAGGACCCGGCGCGGCTGGTGGACGGCGGCTACTACTTCGACCGCCGACCCCGGCGGCCGCTGCGCAAGGCGACCGACCCCCGGCTCGCCGCCCGCCTCTGGGCGGCCAGCGCGAAGGCGGTCGGCGTCGGCGAGGACGGCGCGTAG
- a CDS encoding DMT family transporter: MAVPAPHRSSDPLTVGIVALAVAAVSSSAPLVAFAAAPALAIAFWRNLLSAAALGPFSLARRRAEFRALTVGAGRREGWLCVLSGVALAAHFATWMPSTKLTSVAASTALVATQPVWQGLIARVQGRRLPAAVWAGIGVAVGGAVLASGADFAVSGRAFAGDLLAVAGGAFAAVYTALGERARTTVSTTTYTTVCYGVCALVLLVVCLAGGVPLAGYDAATWLAILGLVGGAQLLGHSMFNHLLRRIPATTVSVLALLEAPGAALLAWAWLGQLPPAAALPGLALLLVGVAVVVLGAARAARLPAPTPLPADAAPLDDRRPS; the protein is encoded by the coding sequence GTGGCCGTACCCGCACCCCACCGTTCATCCGACCCGCTGACCGTCGGCATCGTGGCCCTGGCCGTCGCCGCGGTCTCCTCGTCGGCGCCGCTGGTCGCCTTCGCCGCCGCGCCGGCCCTGGCGATCGCGTTCTGGCGGAACCTGCTCTCGGCCGCCGCGCTCGGCCCGTTCTCGCTGGCCCGGCGGCGGGCCGAGTTCCGGGCGCTGACTGTGGGCGCGGGCCGGCGCGAGGGCTGGTTGTGCGTGCTGTCCGGGGTGGCGCTGGCCGCCCACTTCGCCACCTGGATGCCGAGCACGAAGCTGACCTCGGTGGCCGCCTCGACCGCGCTGGTGGCCACCCAGCCGGTCTGGCAGGGGCTCATCGCCCGGGTGCAGGGGCGGCGGCTGCCGGCGGCGGTGTGGGCCGGCATCGGGGTGGCGGTCGGCGGGGCGGTGCTCGCCTCGGGGGCCGACTTCGCCGTCTCCGGACGGGCGTTCGCCGGCGACCTGCTCGCGGTGGCCGGTGGCGCCTTCGCCGCGGTCTACACCGCCCTCGGCGAGCGCGCCCGGACGACCGTCAGCACCACCACGTACACCACCGTCTGTTACGGGGTCTGCGCACTGGTCCTGCTGGTCGTCTGCCTGGCCGGCGGGGTGCCGCTGGCCGGGTACGACGCCGCCACCTGGCTGGCGATCCTGGGCCTGGTCGGCGGCGCCCAACTGCTCGGCCACTCGATGTTCAACCACCTGCTGCGGCGGATCCCCGCGACCACGGTCAGCGTGCTGGCCCTGCTGGAGGCACCCGGGGCGGCCCTGCTCGCCTGGGCGTGGCTCGGCCAGCTACCCCCGGCCGCCGCGCTGCCCGGGCTGGCGCTGCTCCTGGTCGGGGTCGCCGTCGTCGTGCTCGGCGCGGCCCGGGCCGCCCGGCTGCCCGCCCCCACCCCGCTGCCCGCCGACGCCGCTCCGCTGGACGATCGCCGGCCGAGCTGA
- a CDS encoding DUF4190 domain-containing protein encodes MTYPPPSGGPNDPWSQPSAPPADPTLAMGQPIPTQPAGPDPYAPFDPYTGAKSDQAPAAGGDPYAAPGYAPPGYAPPGYPGYGYPAAQKTNGMAIAALVLSLVGIASCITAPIGAILGHVARKQIRESGEGGEGMAKAAIIVGWILTGLFVLLIIFYVVIIVLAVATADTGGSTPTF; translated from the coding sequence ATGACCTATCCTCCGCCGTCCGGCGGCCCGAACGACCCCTGGTCGCAGCCCTCGGCCCCGCCGGCCGACCCGACGCTGGCGATGGGGCAGCCCATCCCCACCCAGCCGGCCGGCCCCGACCCGTACGCCCCGTTCGACCCGTACACGGGGGCGAAGTCGGACCAGGCCCCGGCGGCGGGCGGCGACCCGTACGCCGCGCCGGGCTACGCCCCGCCCGGTTACGCCCCGCCCGGTTACCCCGGTTACGGCTACCCGGCCGCCCAGAAGACCAACGGGATGGCCATCGCCGCCCTGGTGCTCTCCCTGGTCGGCATCGCGTCCTGCATCACCGCGCCGATCGGCGCGATCCTCGGGCACGTGGCCCGCAAGCAGATCCGGGAGAGCGGCGAGGGCGGCGAGGGGATGGCCAAGGCGGCCATCATCGTCGGCTGGATCCTCACCGGCCTGTTCGTGCTGCTGATCATCTTCTACGTCGTGATCATCGTCCTGGCGGTCGCCACCGCCGACACCGGCGGCAGCACGCCCACCTTCTGA
- a CDS encoding DUF4190 domain-containing protein, whose protein sequence is MSHPAQEPDQPPSPYEPPGGGGPGAGWHGPPGPPIGYEPPTGYGQPGPYPPPGPGRGTNVLAVLSLVFAFVFAPAGIVLGHVAKRQIQRTGEEGDQLATWGLILSYVFTVLGVLACCGWIAFAIWAGSDGGTYR, encoded by the coding sequence GTGAGTCACCCAGCGCAGGAGCCGGACCAACCGCCGTCCCCGTACGAGCCGCCGGGCGGGGGCGGGCCGGGCGCGGGCTGGCACGGCCCACCCGGGCCGCCGATCGGGTACGAGCCACCGACGGGGTACGGCCAGCCCGGCCCGTACCCGCCGCCGGGACCGGGCCGCGGGACGAACGTCCTCGCCGTGCTGTCCCTGGTGTTCGCGTTCGTCTTCGCCCCGGCCGGGATCGTGCTCGGGCACGTGGCCAAGCGGCAGATCCAGCGAACAGGTGAGGAGGGCGACCAGCTCGCCACCTGGGGGCTGATCCTCAGCTACGTCTTCACCGTGCTGGGCGTGCTCGCCTGCTGCGGCTGGATCGCGTTCGCCATCTGGGCTGGCTCCGACGGCGGCACGTACCGCTGA
- a CDS encoding TetR family transcriptional regulator C-terminal domain-containing protein, whose protein sequence is MRPPHGGVPGRVGLAFLAYAAVRPDVTAQLRGDTARLVRYVADLVRAGQGAATGRSRVDPEAAAAGLLATMEGLGIYLLNGHLTPEQALAALDAQLSLIFERHP, encoded by the coding sequence GTGCGGCCACCGCACGGCGGCGTCCCCGGCCGGGTCGGCCTCGCGTTCCTCGCCTACGCGGCCGTACGCCCCGACGTGACCGCCCAACTGCGCGGGGACACCGCGCGCCTCGTCCGGTACGTCGCGGACCTCGTCCGGGCCGGCCAGGGGGCGGCAACCGGCCGGTCCCGGGTGGACCCCGAGGCTGCCGCGGCCGGGCTGCTCGCCACGATGGAGGGGCTCGGCATCTACCTGCTCAACGGCCATCTCACGCCGGAGCAGGCGCTGGCCGCGCTCGACGCGCAGCTCTCCCTGATCTTCGAGCGGCACCCGTAG
- a CDS encoding HpcH/HpaI aldolase/citrate lyase family protein has product MAAVGRPRRSCLAVPGSSVKMLGKAQGLPADQVFLDLEDAVAPLAKPDARKNIVAALNEGDWAGKTRVVRVNDLTTPWTYRDVIEVVEGAGANLDCVMLPKVQNAAQVQWLDLTLTQLEKTLGLEVGRIGIEAQIENAAGLVNVDSIAAASPRVETIIFGPADFMASINMRSLAVGALIPDYPGDPYHYILMRILMAARMHDKQAIDGPFLQIRDVAAFREVARRSAALGFDGKWVLHPGQIDAANEVYSPSQADYDHAELILEAYEHYTSEAGGRLGAVMLGDEMIDEASRKMALVIAAKGRAAGMTRTSNFTPPAG; this is encoded by the coding sequence ATGGCCGCTGTCGGTCGCCCCCGCCGGTCCTGCCTCGCCGTGCCGGGTTCCAGCGTGAAGATGCTCGGCAAGGCCCAGGGCCTCCCCGCCGACCAGGTGTTCCTCGACCTGGAGGACGCGGTCGCCCCGCTCGCCAAGCCGGACGCCCGCAAGAACATCGTGGCCGCCCTCAACGAGGGCGACTGGGCCGGCAAGACCCGGGTGGTCCGGGTCAACGACCTCACCACCCCCTGGACGTACCGGGACGTGATCGAGGTCGTCGAGGGCGCCGGGGCCAACCTGGACTGCGTCATGCTGCCCAAGGTGCAGAACGCCGCCCAGGTGCAGTGGCTGGACCTGACGCTCACCCAACTGGAGAAGACCCTCGGCCTGGAGGTCGGCCGGATCGGCATCGAGGCGCAGATCGAGAACGCGGCCGGACTGGTCAACGTGGACTCCATCGCCGCCGCCTCGCCCCGGGTGGAAACCATCATCTTCGGCCCGGCCGACTTCATGGCCTCGATCAACATGAGGTCCCTGGCGGTCGGCGCGCTGATCCCGGACTACCCCGGCGACCCGTACCACTACATCCTGATGCGCATCCTGATGGCCGCCCGGATGCACGACAAGCAGGCGATCGACGGCCCGTTCCTGCAGATCCGCGACGTGGCCGCGTTCCGCGAGGTGGCCAGGCGCTCCGCGGCGCTGGGCTTCGACGGCAAGTGGGTGCTGCACCCGGGCCAGATCGACGCGGCGAACGAGGTCTACTCCCCGAGCCAGGCCGACTACGACCACGCCGAGCTGATCCTCGAAGCGTACGAGCACTACACCTCGGAGGCGGGCGGCAGGCTCGGCGCGGTGATGCTCGGCGACGAGATGATCGACGAGGCGTCCCGCAAGATGGCGCTGGTGATCGCGGCCAAGGGCCGCGCGGCCGGGATGACCCGTACGTCGAACTTCACCCCGCCGGCCGGCTGA
- a CDS encoding acyl-CoA dehydrogenase family protein: MARLAQTPGLTDVQRSILETVREFADKEIIPHAQRLEHADEYPTDILDGMREMGLFGLTIAEEYGGLGESLLTYALVVEELSRGWMSISGIVNTHFIVAYLISQHGSAEQKARLLPRMATGEVRGAFSMSEPECGSDVSAIKSRAVRDGDRYVLNGQKMWLTNGAYSSVVATLVKTDTGADSVYGNMSTFLLEKEPGFGETAPGLTIPGRIEKMGYKGVETTEMVLDGVTVPETAILGGPERLGRGFYQMMDGIEVGRVNVAARACGISIRAFELAVAYAQQRRTFGQPLAKHQAVAFKLAEMGTKIEAAHALMVNAARLKDAGQRNDVEAGMAKLLASEYCAEVVQEAFRIHGGYGYSKEYEIERLMREAPFLLIGEGTSEIQKTIISRGLLKEYKL, from the coding sequence ATGGCCCGACTCGCCCAGACGCCCGGCCTGACCGATGTGCAGCGGTCGATCCTGGAGACTGTTCGGGAGTTCGCCGACAAGGAGATCATCCCGCACGCCCAGCGGCTGGAGCACGCCGACGAGTACCCCACCGACATCCTCGACGGGATGCGCGAGATGGGGCTGTTCGGCCTCACCATCGCCGAGGAGTACGGCGGCCTCGGCGAGTCCCTGCTGACGTACGCGCTCGTGGTCGAGGAGCTGTCCCGGGGCTGGATGTCCATCTCCGGCATCGTCAACACGCACTTCATCGTGGCGTACCTGATCTCCCAGCACGGCTCGGCCGAGCAGAAGGCCCGGCTGCTGCCGAGGATGGCCACCGGCGAGGTGCGCGGCGCGTTCTCCATGTCCGAGCCGGAGTGCGGCTCCGATGTCTCGGCCATCAAGTCCAGGGCCGTCCGCGACGGCGACCGGTACGTCCTCAACGGGCAGAAGATGTGGCTGACCAACGGGGCGTACTCCTCGGTGGTCGCCACCCTGGTGAAGACCGACACCGGCGCCGACTCGGTGTACGGCAACATGAGCACCTTCCTGCTCGAGAAGGAGCCCGGCTTCGGCGAGACCGCGCCCGGCCTCACCATCCCCGGCAGGATCGAGAAGATGGGCTACAAGGGCGTCGAGACCACCGAGATGGTGCTCGACGGCGTCACCGTTCCCGAGACCGCCATCCTCGGCGGCCCGGAGCGGCTCGGCCGTGGCTTCTACCAGATGATGGACGGCATCGAGGTCGGCCGGGTCAACGTCGCCGCCCGCGCCTGCGGCATCTCCATCCGGGCCTTCGAGTTGGCCGTCGCGTACGCCCAGCAGCGCAGGACGTTCGGCCAGCCGCTGGCGAAGCACCAGGCGGTCGCGTTCAAGCTCGCCGAGATGGGCACCAAGATCGAGGCGGCGCACGCGCTCATGGTCAACGCGGCCCGCCTCAAGGACGCCGGCCAGCGCAACGACGTCGAGGCCGGCATGGCCAAGCTGCTCGCCTCCGAGTACTGCGCCGAGGTCGTCCAGGAGGCGTTCCGCATCCACGGCGGCTACGGCTACTCCAAGGAGTACGAGATCGAGCGGCTGATGCGGGAGGCGCCGTTCCTGCTCATCGGCGAGGGCACCTCGGAGATCCAGAAGACCATCATCTCCCGCGGCCTGCTCAAGGAGTACAAACTCTGA
- a CDS encoding HAD family hydrolase produces MPVFHAVLFDFFGTLTRPVQRGTAHRLTAELLGCPVEALAAVLDRSYYERASGRFGTAEATMRWVCEQAGVHPPESTLRAAVASRYRAVRADTRLRDEAVPVLAGLRRRGVRTGLISDCTHELPAFLPELAVAPLLDVRVFSVRVGRCKPDPALYLAACGRLGLAPADCLYVGDGGSRELTGAERAGMTAVRLAAPDLAEHMVFDAEPAWDGPVLHSLDEVLDVVGHDTVPAGCP; encoded by the coding sequence ATGCCCGTCTTCCACGCGGTGCTGTTCGACTTCTTCGGCACGCTCACCCGTCCCGTGCAGCGCGGCACCGCGCACCGGCTCACCGCCGAGCTGCTCGGCTGCCCCGTCGAGGCGCTCGCCGCCGTGCTGGACCGCAGCTACTACGAGCGGGCCAGCGGGCGGTTCGGCACGGCCGAGGCGACCATGCGATGGGTGTGCGAGCAGGCCGGCGTACACCCGCCGGAGAGCACGCTGCGCGCGGCGGTGGCCTCCCGGTACCGGGCGGTGCGGGCCGACACCCGGCTACGCGACGAGGCGGTGCCTGTCCTGGCGGGGCTGCGCCGCCGCGGCGTACGCACGGGGCTGATCAGCGACTGCACCCACGAGTTGCCGGCGTTCCTGCCGGAGCTGGCCGTGGCCCCGCTGCTCGACGTCCGGGTCTTCTCGGTGCGGGTCGGGCGCTGCAAGCCCGACCCGGCGCTCTACCTGGCGGCGTGCGGGCGGCTCGGCCTGGCACCGGCCGACTGCCTGTACGTCGGCGACGGCGGCAGCCGGGAGCTGACCGGCGCCGAGCGGGCCGGCATGACCGCGGTGCGGCTGGCCGCCCCGGACCTCGCCGAGCACATGGTCTTCGACGCCGAGCCGGCCTGGGACGGGCCGGTGCTGCACTCGCTGGACGAGGTCCTCGACGTGGTGGGCCACGACACCGTGCCCGCCGGCTGCCCCTGA
- a CDS encoding PhzF family phenazine biosynthesis protein — protein MSTLAYEIVDVFTDRPFAGNPLAVVFGGDGLATEQMQALALEFNLSETVFVLPPTQVGATYRARIFTPAEELPFAGHPSVGAAVTACRRGMFDVGQVSQECGAGVLPIEVTATGATLTGGIPTLGPELDPEPLLEMAGLAAEDHAGPAPRVAGCGLEFPYLPVRPDAVARARVDAVAAERYGVEHISVFSWDPAAQTAHARVFVPGLGVPEDPATGSAALGLGVWLVASGLLPGAGRADYTVRQGLEIGRPSFLACTVTAAEGAAVGATVSGGVMPVARGEIAVPPFVG, from the coding sequence ATGTCGACCTTGGCCTACGAGATCGTGGACGTTTTCACCGACCGCCCCTTCGCCGGCAACCCGCTGGCGGTGGTGTTCGGCGGCGATGGGCTGGCCACCGAACAGATGCAGGCGCTCGCGCTGGAGTTCAACCTGTCCGAGACGGTGTTCGTGCTGCCGCCCACGCAGGTCGGGGCCACCTACCGCGCGCGGATCTTCACCCCGGCCGAGGAGTTGCCGTTCGCCGGCCATCCCAGCGTCGGCGCGGCGGTGACCGCGTGCCGGCGCGGCATGTTCGACGTGGGACAGGTCAGCCAGGAGTGCGGTGCGGGGGTGCTGCCGATCGAGGTGACCGCCACGGGCGCCACGCTGACCGGTGGCATTCCCACCCTCGGCCCCGAGTTGGACCCGGAGCCGCTGCTGGAGATGGCCGGCCTCGCCGCCGAGGACCACGCCGGCCCGGCCCCGCGGGTGGCCGGCTGCGGCCTGGAGTTCCCGTACCTGCCGGTGCGCCCGGACGCGGTGGCCCGCGCCCGGGTGGACGCGGTGGCGGCGGAGCGGTACGGCGTCGAGCACATCAGCGTCTTCTCCTGGGACCCGGCCGCGCAAACCGCGCACGCCCGGGTGTTCGTGCCCGGCCTCGGCGTGCCGGAGGACCCGGCCACCGGGTCGGCCGCCCTCGGGCTCGGCGTGTGGCTGGTCGCCAGCGGCCTGCTCCCCGGCGCCGGCCGCGCCGACTACACCGTGCGGCAGGGCCTCGAAATCGGCCGTCCCTCCTTCCTGGCCTGCACCGTCACCGCCGCCGAGGGGGCCGCCGTCGGGGCCACGGTCAGCGGCGGCGTCATGCCGGTGGCCCGCGGCGAGATCGCCGTGCCGCCGTTCGTCGGCTGA
- a CDS encoding CoA-binding protein, which translates to MRTAQQILADAAVIAVVGASRDPRKPAHTVPAQMQRYGWRIIPVNPTLDGELFGERVYPSLAAIPHPVDLVDVFRRPADAVEVVREAVEIGAPAVWLQLGIVSPEARRIAEEGGIDYVEDACLIIERAAAGLTRLG; encoded by the coding sequence GTGCGTACCGCTCAGCAGATCCTCGCCGACGCCGCCGTCATCGCCGTCGTGGGCGCGTCCCGCGACCCCCGCAAGCCGGCGCACACCGTGCCGGCGCAGATGCAGCGGTACGGCTGGCGGATCATCCCGGTCAACCCGACGCTGGACGGCGAGCTGTTCGGCGAGCGGGTGTACCCGTCGCTGGCCGCCATCCCGCACCCGGTCGACCTGGTCGACGTGTTCCGCCGACCGGCCGACGCGGTCGAGGTGGTCCGCGAGGCGGTGGAGATCGGCGCGCCCGCGGTGTGGTTGCAGCTCGGCATCGTCTCGCCCGAGGCGCGACGGATCGCCGAGGAGGGCGGCATCGACTACGTCGAGGACGCCTGCCTCATCATCGAGCGCGCCGCCGCTGGCCTCACCCGGCTGGGCTGA
- a CDS encoding SDR family NAD(P)-dependent oxidoreductase yields MAIDVRTGQDAPASLAEPVTMRLDGRVALVTGAGSQDGIGYATARRLADLGARVAIVSTTRRIHERAGELGVTGFVADLTDESEVGALADAVSEQLGDVEVLVNNAGLASRASPEVLRPVAQLSYDEWRGEIDRNLTTAFLCSRVFIGGMAERGWGRIVNLAATAGPVNALPTEAAYAAAKAGVVGLTRALAMEMIADGVTVNSVAPGIIHTAASTVTELRQGLGTPAGRPGTPDEVAAAIAFLCSPAASYITGQMLVVDGGNSVREAQFR; encoded by the coding sequence ATGGCAATCGACGTGCGGACCGGGCAGGACGCGCCGGCGTCGCTGGCCGAGCCGGTCACCATGCGGCTCGACGGCAGGGTCGCCCTGGTCACCGGGGCGGGCAGCCAGGACGGCATCGGGTACGCCACCGCGCGCCGGCTGGCCGACCTCGGTGCCCGGGTGGCGATCGTCTCCACCACCCGTCGCATCCACGAGCGCGCGGGGGAACTGGGCGTGACCGGCTTCGTCGCCGATCTGACCGACGAGTCGGAGGTCGGCGCGCTGGCCGACGCGGTCAGCGAGCAGCTCGGCGACGTCGAGGTCCTGGTCAACAACGCGGGCCTGGCCAGCCGGGCCAGCCCCGAGGTGCTGCGCCCGGTGGCCCAGTTGAGCTACGACGAGTGGCGGGGCGAGATCGACCGGAACCTCACCACGGCGTTCCTGTGCAGCCGCGTGTTCATCGGCGGGATGGCCGAGCGGGGCTGGGGGCGGATCGTCAACCTGGCCGCCACCGCGGGTCCGGTCAACGCGCTGCCCACCGAGGCCGCGTACGCCGCCGCCAAGGCGGGCGTGGTGGGGCTGACCCGGGCGCTGGCGATGGAGATGATCGCCGACGGCGTCACGGTCAACTCGGTGGCCCCCGGCATCATCCACACCGCCGCGTCCACCGTGACGGAGTTGCGGCAGGGCCTCGGCACGCCGGCGGGCCGCCCCGGCACCCCCGACGAGGTGGCCGCGGCCATCGCCTTCCTCTGCTCGCCGGCGGCGTCCTACATCACCGGTCAGATGCTGGTGGTGGACGGCGGCAACAGCGTCCGGGAGGCGCAGTTCCGCTGA